A segment of the Elusimicrobiota bacterium genome:
GGCTGCACGGCGCCATGGTCATGGCGGCCAACCTCCAGAAGACCGCTCCCCAGGACATCCAGACCATGGCGGACCAGCTCATGAACGAGGAGCAGAGGAAGGTCTTCAAGGCCGAGCAGGAGCTCGACCTCGCCTACAGCCTCGAGGGGGTCTCGCGCTTCCGGGTCAACGTCTGCATGCAGCGCGGCTCCGTCTGCCTGACCCTGCGCGTCATCCCCATGAAGCTGCGCTCCTTCGAGGATCTCAACCTCCCGGCCGAGACCATGAAGAAGCTGGCTGAACAGGGCCGCGGGCTCATCCTCTTCGCCGGCATCACGGGCGCGGGGAAGACCACGACCATGAACTGCTTCCTCAACTACATCAACGAGACCTGCCCCTACCGCGTCATCACCATCGAGGACCCCATCGAGTTCTACCATCCGGACATCAAGAGCTCCGTCGTCCAGCGCGAGGTCGGGCGCGACACCAAGTCCTTCGCCAGCGCCCTGAGGCACGTCCTGCGCCAGGACCCGGACGTGGTCGTCGTGGGGGAGATGCGCGACCTGGAGACCATGCAGGCCGCCCTCAACGCGGCGGAGACCGGGCACCTCGTGCTCTCCACGGTCCACACCATGGACGCGGTCCAGACCATGGACCGCATCGTCGACACCTACCCCGCGCACCAGCACAACCAGGTCCGCCAGCAGCTGGCCAACACCCTCAGGGGAATCGTGGCCCAGCGCCTGGTCCCATCCAAGGATGGCAAGGCCCGCTTCCCGGCCACGGAGATCCTCATCGGGAGCAATATGGTCCGCGGCCAGATCACGGAGGGCAAGTCTTCCGAGATCTACAAGGTCATGGAGGGCGGCGCCTACTACGGCATGCACTCCTTCGACCAGGACCTCGTCCGCCTCTACCAAGAAGGCAAGATCGACCAGAAGTCGGTCGTTGATAATTCGACCAGCCCTCAAGACGTGACGATCCGGCTCCAAGGCCTGTCCGGCGGCGCGGAGGGCTGAGCACAGGACCAGGCTTATGGCTGACGAGAAACGGGAGGGCCCGCCCGACCAAGAGGTCAAGAACATCCTCAGCGATCTCGAGGCCATCCTCTCCGATCTGGGCGGTGCGCCGCCGCCCTCCGCTCCCGCAGAGCCGCCGTCCCTGACGCCCAAAGCACTTCCTGATGTGCGTCGGGTCCCGGAAGGGACGCCTCCTCCCCCCAAGCCTCCTGCGCCGGCGCCCAAGCCCGTCGTCGAGGCGCCTCCGGCCCAGGCCGCGCCCAAACCGCCTGCGCCGCCGCCGCCCCCCGCGCTTCGGGACCAGCCGGTCGAGCTGGGAGCACGGTCGCTCCCGCCGGCGAAGGCGCCGATGTCGCCGCCCAAACCTGCGGCCCCGCCCGCCTTCTCCGACAAGCCGCCTTTGGAGTTCGGTCTTGGAGGCGGAGCGCAGACAGGCGCCGCTCAGCCTGCGTCCCGTGCTTCCACGCCTTCGGCCGTCCCGGCGCCTGCGGCCAAGCCTGCGCCGGTGAGTCCCCCTGCGCCAGCGGCCGTCCCGCCGCCTGCGGCCAAGCCTGCATTGGTGATTCCCCCTGCCCCGGTGGCCGTCCCGGCGCCTGCGGCCAAGCCGGCACCGGCGATTCCCCCTGCCCCGGTGGCCATCCCGGCGCCCGCGGCCAAGCCCGCGCCGGTGATCCCCCCTGCGCCAGCGGCCGTCCCGGCGCCTGCGGCCAAACCTGCGCAGACGGCGGCGCCGGCGTTCCCGCCCCTGCGCGGCTTGCCGCCGGCGGATGCGCTGCCCGATATCCCGGCTCCGGGGAATATCGGCAAGGACCAGACACGGCGCGTGGCGTTCCTCTACCTGAGCCAGTTCGAAGCCGAGCGCGAATCTTTGGCCAAGTTGCTCGACCAGACCGCCCAGACCGTGCCCAAGAAGCCGCTTTTCTTGCGGCGGGCCCTCTATCAGCCGATCATGGAAGGCTGCGACGGCAAGAGCATCCTGACGCGGCTCCGCCAGGCCAAGGCCGTTGCCGCTTTGGGCATCGTCCAAGGGATCTCCGAGGCGAAGCTGCGCGAATGGAGCGAGGCTATCGCGGGCGGGGGCGTCATGTTCCGGCCGGTGGCGCCGAGCGACGTCGGGAAAAGGTCGGTGGCCATCGACATCGTGGTGGACGTCATGCTGCTGCCCTGCGAGGGTTCATGACTAAGTGGTCCCTGCGTCCCGATCCCAGCCCCCATGACGCGGCCCGCTATGTCCTGCTGATCCAGGGCAATATGACGCACGTCAGCCAGCTCGTCAAGAGGTTCGGGGCGATGTGCGGCCGGCCGATGAGTATCGAGCATGACGAGGGTTTCAATTTCACCATCTATCTGCATGCGATCACCAAGGACGGGTTGGACAAGGTCGCCCAATATCTCAAGGAGATCGCTCCCAACGCGCTAGGTCACATGGAGGCATCCTCTCCGGCCCCAGCGCTGCCGGATATCCCGCCCCTGGTGCGGGAGGCCCCTGGTGTCCCGGGCGTGGCGGACCTCAGCGGGGCGCAGGCGGCGTCCGCCGCCGGACCCACGGACGCCGGGCCCGTGCTCACCCCGCCTACGCTGTCCGCTCCGATCCTCCCGGAGCCGTCGCCAGCGACGGGCCCTTCTGCGGCGGAGACGGCGGTGACGCCTCCCCAGCCGACACCTGCACCGGAACCGACACCGGCACCCGAACCGACACCGGCACCGGAGCCGGCACCGGTACCGTCGGTCCTGTCCCCCGGCACCGCGGCCGCTGGCGCAGCCAGGCCGCTGTGGGGCCTGAAGTCCAGCCCTCAGCCCAAGCTCACTTTCGACAGCCTGCTGGTCGGCGCCTACAACCGCTTCGCGCACGCGGCCGCCACTTCCGTGGTCGGCTCGCCCGGGACCATGTACAATCCCTTGTTCGTCTACGGCGCGCCCGGAGTGGGCAAGACGCATATGCTGCATGCCATCGCCTCGGCCCTCAAGAAGAACTGGGACGAGCAGTCGGTCCTCGTCACCACGGGCGCGGCCCTGGCCAACGCGGTGAGCTGCGCTCTGGCCGAGAACCGCCTCCCCGAGATCGCCAAGCTCGTCGAGGGGGCCAAGGCCCTGCTGGTCGACGACGTGCATCTTCTGGCCATCACGGACAAGAACCAGGCGACGCTGGCCCGGCTGTTCGGGGAGTTCTTCTCGCGCAACCTCCAGGTGGTCCTCACTTCCGTCT
Coding sequences within it:
- a CDS encoding PilT/PilU family type 4a pilus ATPase is translated as MAIEIKGLLKLMVQKDISDIHFKADSFPAFRLHGAMVMAANLQKTAPQDIQTMADQLMNEEQRKVFKAEQELDLAYSLEGVSRFRVNVCMQRGSVCLTLRVIPMKLRSFEDLNLPAETMKKLAEQGRGLILFAGITGAGKTTTMNCFLNYINETCPYRVITIEDPIEFYHPDIKSSVVQREVGRDTKSFASALRHVLRQDPDVVVVGEMRDLETMQAALNAAETGHLVLSTVHTMDAVQTMDRIVDTYPAHQHNQVRQQLANTLRGIVAQRLVPSKDGKARFPATEILIGSNMVRGQITEGKSSEIYKVMEGGAYYGMHSFDQDLVRLYQEGKIDQKSVVDNSTSPQDVTIRLQGLSGGAEG
- a CDS encoding DnaA/Hda family protein; its protein translation is MTKWSLRPDPSPHDAARYVLLIQGNMTHVSQLVKRFGAMCGRPMSIEHDEGFNFTIYLHAITKDGLDKVAQYLKEIAPNALGHMEASSPAPALPDIPPLVREAPGVPGVADLSGAQAASAAGPTDAGPVLTPPTLSAPILPEPSPATGPSAAETAVTPPQPTPAPEPTPAPEPTPAPEPAPVPSVLSPGTAAAGAARPLWGLKSSPQPKLTFDSLLVGAYNRFAHAAATSVVGSPGTMYNPLFVYGAPGVGKTHMLHAIASALKKNWDEQSVLVTTGAALANAVSCALAENRLPEIAKLVEGAKALLVDDVHLLAITDKNQATLARLFGEFFSRNLQVVLTSVYPPRTLGAVEEALKISLAKGWAVDMKPASLTVQEDMITAFVDRTGAQLAGAEIKKLHERLGSTYSEFPRYVMRWKALGELYRGKGSTPANDDMLGDLFSAGARGSQADLPNSTELEASRHFAPPAPAADAVNLALFCPRGQDAMVTWLVARFYKIGAEFGATQTYNHVLCESYDAEQPLGVPFQIGESCQRSNAQAALVLGPPREARLAAREGEFAHAVRHILDSFGLAAGWIPFTETTTTRPFLAAHLDFKVFLKR